The following proteins are co-located in the Papaver somniferum cultivar HN1 unplaced genomic scaffold, ASM357369v1 unplaced-scaffold_128, whole genome shotgun sequence genome:
- the LOC113331803 gene encoding pentatricopeptide repeat-containing protein At1g14470-like has translation MSVPLSKLLALTNNNNTTKLIIKELKQLKQLHSKIIQNSLHNQNYWISFLIRQCTQIRAPVSYTHLIFLSIPNPNIYVFTSILKFYSQLGPQYHHHIFSLFYQIGRNCLKPDASVYPILIKSCGKDSVSLLHCHVFKLGFSSDSFVRNAVMDMYAKYGFICSARQVFDEMSDRNIADWNSMISGYWKWGYQNEASCLFELMRDKNVISWTAMVSGYCKSGDLENARRVFREMPEKSVVSWNAMLSGYVQNGFVQEGLNLFEEMMDVTDIKPDETTWVTIISSCAAKGDPELAKSLVSLIDSSKINLNCFIKTALIDMYAKCGSLETARRIFDDMGSQRNLVSWNALISAYTKNADLASAREVFNKMPEKNVVSWNSLITGYAQNGQSSMAIELFKEMLKTCKLKPDEVTMVSVISACGHLGALEFGKRVISFCREHQIRLSISGYNSVISMYSRCGSIEDAKKTFQEMPKRDVVSYNSLIAGFAFQGNGIKAFELILKMKEEGIEPDGITFMAVLTACSHAGLSREGQELFKSIRNPAVDHYACMVDLLGRIGELDEAKKLVDEMPMKPHAGVYGALLNACRLHKRVEIGELAAYELFELEPENSGNYVLLSNIYASMGRWEDVEKIRELMKKKGVTKTTGWSWVEYEGNVHRFIAGDRGHKYSEEIYKLLKELGKRMRDMGYVADKSCVLRDVEEEEKEEMVGTHSEKLAIGFALVVSGDNMNGVIRVVKNLRVCGDCHRYIKILSKLVEREIVVRDNNRFHCFKDGECSCKDYW, from the coding sequence ATGTCTGTTCCGCTATCAAAATTACTAGCTCTCACTAATAATAACAACACTACTAAATTAATCATCAAAGAATTGAAACAACTAAAACAACTCCActccaaaatcattcaaaattCTCTTCATAATCAGAACTATTGGATTTCATTTCTGATCCGACAATGTACTCAAATTCGTGCTCCAGTTTCTTACACTCATCTCATCTTTCTTTCAATTCCAAACCCGAACATATATGTGTTCACTTCCATTCTCAAATTCTACTCTCAGTTGGGTCCTCAGTACCACCATCATATTTTCTCTCTGTTTTATCAAATTGGGCGAAACTGTTTAAAACCTGATGCTTCTGTATACCCAATTTTGATCAAATCCTGTGGTAAGGACTCCGTTAGTCTTCTACACTGTCATGTTTTCAAACTGGGTTTTTCTTCCGATTCATTTGTACGTAATGCTGTGATGGATATGTATGCCAAATATGGATTTATTTGTTCTGCACGGCAGGTGTTTGATGAGATGTCCGACAGAAATATTGCTGATTGGAATTCAATGATTTCTGGGTATTGGAAATGGGGTTACCAAAATGAAGCTTCTTGTTTGTTTGAATTAATGCGTGATAAGAATGTCATTTCCTGGACTGCTATGGTTTCTGGATATTGTAAATCCGGTGATTTGGAGAATGCAAGAAGAGTTTTCAGGGAGATGCCGGAGAAAAGTGTTGTTTCTTGGAATGCTATGCTTTCGGGTTATGTACAAAATGGATTTGTCCAAGAGGGTTTGAATTTGTTTGAAGAGATGATGGATGTCACTGATATTAAACCAGATGAAACAACGTGGGTAACAATTATATCTTCTTGTGCAGCAAAGGGTGATCCAGAACTTGCTAAGTCGCTAGTGAGTTTAATTGATAGTAGCAAGATTAATCTTAATTGCTTCATTAAAACGGCACTAATTGACATGTATGCAAAATGTGGGAGTCTTGAAACTGCAAGAAGAATATTTGATGATATGGGATCTCAACGTAATTTGGTATCTTGGAATGCGTTGATATCAGCTTATACAAAGAACGCTGATTTAGCGTCAGCAAGGGAGGTTTTCAATAAGATGCCTGAAAAGAATGTTGTTTCATGGAACTCTTTGATTACGGGTTATGCTCAAAATGGACAATCTTCCATGGCGATTGAGCTGTTCAAAGAAATGTTGAAAACATGCAAGTTGAAACCTGACGAGGTTACAATGGTTAGTGTAATTTCAGCATGTGGACATTTAGGTGCTTTAGAATTCGGTAAAAGGGTCATCAGTTTTTGTAGGGAACACCAGATTAGGCTGAGCATTTCGGGATATAATTCTGTGATATCAATGTATTCAAGATGTGGAAGCATAGAAGATGCAAAGAAGACATTCCAAGAAATGCCAAAAAGAGACGTGGTTTCATACAATTCACTAATTGCGGGGTTTGCTTTTCAGGGGAACGGAATCAAAGCCTTTGAGTTAATTTTGAAGATGAAAGAGGAAGGTATTGAACCAGATGGAATCACGTTCATGGCAGTCTTAACTGCATGTAGTCATGCAGGGTTATCAAGAGAAGGTCAAGAGCTTTTCAAGTCGATTAGAAATCCAGCAGTTGATCATTATGCTTGTATGGTTGATTTATTAGGTCGAATAGGTGAACTAGATGAAGCAAAGAAGCTAGTAGATGAAATGCCAATGAAGCCTCACGCAGGAGTTTATGGAGCTCTTCTAAATGCGTGTAGACTTCACAAACGAGTTGAGATTGGGGAACTCGCTGCATATGAACTTTTTGAGCTAGAACCAGAAAATTCTGGTAACTATGTGTTACTCTCAAACATTTATGCATCAATGGGGAGGTGGGAAGATGTGGAAAAGATTAGAGAGTTGATGAAAAAGAAAGGAGTAACGAAAACAACTGGGTGGAGTTGGGTCGAATATGAGGGAAACGTTCATAGATTTATAGCAGGAGATAGAGGTCACAAGTAttcagaagaaatttataagcTTTTGAAAGAATTAGGGAAGAGGATGAGAGATATGGGATATGTTGCTGATAAGAGCTGTGTGCTGAGGGAtgttgaagaggaagagaagGAAGAAATGGTGGGAACTCATAGTGAGAAGTTGGCAATTGGATTTGCACTTGTCGTGAGCGGTGATAATATGAATGGCGTGATACGGGTTGTAAAGAATTTGAGGGTTTGTGGAGATTGTCACAGATACATTAAGATACTATCAAAGTTGGTGGAGAGGGAAATAGTTGTGAGAGATAATAACAGGTTTCATTGTTTCAAGGATGGAGAGTGCTCTTGTAAGGATTATTGGTGA